One window of Sphingomonas sp. SORGH_AS_0879 genomic DNA carries:
- a CDS encoding SDR family NAD(P)-dependent oxidoreductase: protein MPDVIDLGGRVGVVTGASRGIGAAVAEALARSGMNLILGGHRHADTLETFGQELARGHGVTVSCHAGDMADPATATALAKLAFAQHRRLDLWVNNAGVLVDGLIGMIPDADVQKTLAVNLAGTIHGIQQATRLMQRGQGGSIVNLASIMGRFGNAGLLAYSASKAGVIGATLSAAKELAPKNIRVNAIAPGFIDTDMAQGLSDEKMAQRLSSIGMGRMGSAADVANAVLFLASDLSGYVTGQVIGVDGAMVV from the coding sequence ATGCCTGACGTGATCGACCTGGGCGGACGTGTCGGCGTGGTGACCGGTGCGTCACGCGGTATCGGCGCTGCCGTTGCCGAGGCATTGGCGCGGTCTGGCATGAACCTCATTCTTGGCGGCCATCGCCATGCCGACACGCTGGAGACCTTCGGGCAGGAACTCGCCCGCGGCCATGGGGTGACCGTGTCTTGCCATGCCGGTGACATGGCCGACCCGGCGACGGCGACCGCATTGGCCAAGCTGGCATTTGCACAGCATCGCCGGCTCGACCTGTGGGTGAACAATGCCGGGGTGCTGGTCGATGGCCTGATCGGGATGATTCCCGATGCGGACGTGCAGAAGACGCTGGCCGTCAACCTGGCCGGGACGATTCACGGTATCCAGCAGGCGACGCGGCTGATGCAGCGCGGGCAGGGCGGATCGATCGTCAATCTCGCGTCGATCATGGGCCGCTTCGGCAATGCCGGATTGCTGGCCTATAGCGCGTCGAAGGCTGGCGTGATCGGTGCAACGCTGTCGGCGGCCAAGGAACTGGCACCGAAGAATATCCGGGTCAACGCCATCGCCCCCGGCTTCATCGATACCGACATGGCTCAAGGACTGTCCGACGAGAAGATGGCGCAGCGCCTGTCGTCGATCGGTATGGGGCGGATGGGCAGCGCTGCGGACGTGGCGAACGCCGTCCTGTTCCTGGCCTCCGACCTTTCGGGCTATGTGACGGGTCAGGTCATCGGCGTCGACGGAGCAATGGTCGTTTGA
- a CDS encoding acyltransferase: protein MGYLKRADVEAMGFRHVGRDVMISDRASIYGAEEMEIGDFSRIDDFCCVSGRVTMGRNVHIALGCNVAGGEPGITFEDFSGLAYGCHVFAQSDDYSGTTMTNATVPDRYKKETKKAVRIGRHCIIGTSSLIFPGVELAEGCAVGALSVVTQSTQPWSIYTGNPAKRVWRRQKTLLELEQAYLAES, encoded by the coding sequence ATGGGTTATCTGAAGCGCGCGGATGTTGAGGCGATGGGCTTTCGTCATGTCGGCCGCGATGTGATGATTAGTGACCGGGCCAGCATCTATGGCGCAGAAGAAATGGAGATTGGTGACTTCTCGCGCATAGACGACTTCTGCTGCGTGTCGGGGCGCGTGACGATGGGGCGCAACGTTCATATCGCGCTCGGCTGCAATGTGGCAGGCGGCGAACCGGGGATCACGTTCGAGGATTTTTCGGGGCTAGCCTATGGCTGCCATGTCTTCGCACAGAGCGACGATTACAGCGGCACCACGATGACGAACGCCACCGTTCCAGATCGCTACAAGAAGGAAACCAAGAAGGCGGTGCGAATCGGTCGTCACTGCATCATCGGCACGTCATCGCTCATTTTCCCCGGCGTCGAGTTGGCGGAAGGCTGTGCCGTTGGCGCGCTCTCGGTCGTCACCCAGTCGACCCAACCCTGGTCCATCTACACCGGCAATCCAGCCAAGCGGGTCTGGCGGCGACAGAAGACACTCCTCGAGCTGGAACAGGCCTATCTGGCAGAGTCCTGA
- the rffA gene encoding dTDP-4-amino-4,6-dideoxygalactose transaminase, with protein MRTIPFNKPSVGQRELDYVAECLRGNKHSGDGPFTKRCHEAFRTMGLGHALLTTSCTDALEMTALLLDIGPGDEVILPSFTFVSSANAFVLRGAMLRFADSGVDDPNISPDAIEALITPRTKAIVVVHYAGVACDMDRIGDIARRHGIAIVEDAAQAIDSYHRGRPLGTIGDLGALSFHDTKNISAGEGGLLLVRDEAMQQRAEIIREKGTNRSAFFRGEVDKYGWVDIGSSFLPSDVLAAYLLAQLERLDEIQARRRAIWTRYDRALSTQVGACGVRTARLPEWATNNAHMFYLVCADLEQRQRLIDGLRTAGISAASHYLSLHSSPYFHRFHDGRSLPNSDHYTDTIVRLPLFADMTEAQADRVAEEVLGILTA; from the coding sequence ATGAGGACCATTCCGTTCAACAAGCCATCAGTGGGACAGCGTGAGCTGGACTATGTCGCCGAATGCCTGCGTGGGAACAAGCATTCGGGCGATGGCCCGTTCACCAAGCGCTGTCACGAAGCGTTTCGGACGATGGGCTTGGGGCACGCATTGCTAACGACGTCCTGCACGGACGCGCTGGAAATGACGGCCCTTCTGCTGGATATCGGGCCGGGCGACGAGGTGATCCTGCCGTCGTTTACCTTCGTCTCCAGCGCTAACGCCTTTGTACTGCGCGGGGCGATGCTACGCTTTGCCGACAGCGGGGTCGACGATCCCAATATTTCGCCGGACGCGATCGAGGCGCTCATCACGCCACGTACCAAGGCCATCGTCGTGGTGCATTATGCCGGCGTCGCCTGCGATATGGACCGGATCGGCGACATCGCCCGCCGTCACGGAATCGCAATCGTCGAGGATGCCGCACAGGCGATCGATTCCTATCATCGCGGGCGCCCCCTAGGCACGATCGGCGACCTCGGCGCCCTATCCTTTCACGATACCAAGAACATCAGCGCCGGCGAAGGAGGACTGCTGCTGGTTCGGGACGAGGCCATGCAGCAACGTGCCGAAATCATCCGTGAAAAGGGAACCAATCGCTCAGCCTTCTTCCGCGGCGAAGTGGACAAATATGGCTGGGTGGACATCGGTTCGTCGTTCCTGCCCTCCGATGTCCTCGCCGCTTATCTGCTCGCGCAGCTCGAACGGCTGGACGAAATTCAAGCGCGACGGCGCGCCATCTGGACGCGATATGATCGCGCGCTGTCGACGCAGGTCGGCGCCTGTGGCGTACGGACCGCGCGGCTCCCGGAATGGGCGACCAACAATGCCCACATGTTCTATCTCGTTTGCGCCGACCTGGAACAGCGACAGCGATTGATCGACGGACTGCGCACGGCCGGTATCAGCGCCGCCTCACATTATCTATCGCTGCATAGCAGCCCCTATTTCCACCGCTTCCATGACGGGCGTTCCTTGCCCAACAGCGACCATTACACCGATACGATCGTGCGCCTGCCGCTGTTCGCCGACATGACGGAGGCGCAGGCGGACCGGGTGGCCGAAGAGGTGCTGGGCATCCTGACGGCATGA
- a CDS encoding acyl-protein synthetase has translation MIGSLAAALDAPAYSLTQAQRAPLLLDGLNELTAHHYASGLPYRRIIDGAWGGLRSAATVEDVPYLPVSLFKTQRLQSIDDQAVRVTLTSSGTTGQAVSRIALDTDTSTIQQKALANSLAHVLGKRRLPMLVIDTDMVFRDPRRMSARGAGVLGLMRYGRNHAFALDPDLEPDVEAVRAFLAEHGGQPFFMFGFTFMVWMHFHDRFRDSGIDLSNGILIHSGGWKKMVERSVDNATFRHAFKEAFGLTRIYNFYGMVEQIGSIFLEGPDGLLFPPNFADVIIRDPQSWQPLPAGQSGVIQLLSLLPHSYPGHSVLTEDMGVVERVDPGVDGWNGRGVRVLGRVAKAELRGCSDVIAAASA, from the coding sequence GTGATAGGTTCGCTGGCTGCGGCGCTGGACGCTCCGGCTTATTCCCTGACGCAGGCGCAGCGCGCGCCACTGTTGCTCGACGGTCTTAACGAACTGACTGCGCATCATTATGCATCCGGGTTGCCGTATCGACGTATTATCGATGGTGCCTGGGGCGGGCTGCGGTCGGCGGCCACGGTCGAGGACGTGCCCTATCTGCCGGTATCGCTGTTCAAGACGCAGCGCCTGCAATCGATCGACGATCAGGCGGTGCGCGTCACGCTGACGTCGAGCGGGACGACCGGGCAGGCGGTTAGCCGGATCGCGCTCGACACGGATACGTCGACGATCCAGCAAAAGGCGCTCGCCAATTCACTTGCCCATGTTCTGGGCAAGCGCCGGTTGCCGATGCTTGTCATCGATACCGATATGGTGTTCAGGGATCCGCGCCGGATGAGTGCTCGCGGTGCTGGGGTGCTCGGTCTGATGCGCTATGGTCGCAATCACGCCTTTGCGCTCGACCCGGATCTTGAGCCGGATGTCGAGGCGGTACGCGCCTTTCTGGCGGAACATGGCGGTCAACCGTTCTTTATGTTCGGCTTTACCTTCATGGTGTGGATGCATTTCCACGATCGCTTCCGCGATAGCGGGATCGATCTCTCGAACGGCATCCTGATTCATTCGGGCGGCTGGAAGAAGATGGTCGAACGGTCGGTCGACAATGCGACCTTCCGTCATGCGTTCAAAGAAGCGTTCGGCCTTACGCGCATCTACAATTTCTACGGAATGGTCGAACAGATCGGATCGATCTTTCTGGAAGGTCCTGACGGCTTGCTGTTTCCGCCCAACTTCGCCGACGTCATCATCCGCGATCCGCAGAGCTGGCAGCCGCTGCCCGCCGGGCAATCCGGCGTGATCCAATTGTTGTCGCTGCTGCCGCATTCCTATCCGGGGCACAGCGTTCTGACCGAGGACATGGGTGTCGTCGAACGGGTCGATCCCGGTGTCGACGGATGGAATGGCCGGGGGGTGCGAGTGCTGGGCCGGGTAGCGAAGGCCGAGTTGCGCGGGTGCAGCGACGTGATTGCGGCGGCTTCAGCATGA
- a CDS encoding polysaccharide biosynthesis protein, whose translation MFQDKVLLITGGTGSFGSTVLRRLLNAPFREIRIFSRDEKKQEDQRLHYRDPRLKYYLGDVRDFRSISNAVQGVDYIFHAAALKQVPSCEFYPMEAVKTNVVGTDNLLEAAISAGVSRVVCLSTDKAVYPINAMGISKAMMEKVTIAKSRLALGTSTVITVTRYGNVLASRGSVIPLFVEQIRAGKPITLTDPGMTRFVMTLEEAVDLVLYAFEHGSNGDLFVQKAPAITVGGLAKAVLDVMGHADHPTRVIGTRHGEKLYEALLSREEMAVAEDRGGYYRIAPDNRDLNYAAYVEDGDQAVSEHRDFNSHNTTRLDHDEMVQILRNLDYMKNVLAGRPEPQ comes from the coding sequence ATGTTTCAAGACAAGGTCCTGCTCATTACTGGTGGAACCGGTTCGTTCGGTTCGACCGTTCTTCGTCGATTGCTGAATGCTCCTTTTCGCGAAATTCGGATTTTTAGCAGAGACGAAAAGAAGCAGGAGGATCAGCGCCTTCATTACAGGGATCCACGCCTGAAATATTATCTCGGAGATGTCCGGGATTTCCGATCGATTTCGAATGCGGTGCAAGGAGTCGATTATATATTTCATGCCGCAGCGCTCAAGCAGGTTCCATCTTGCGAATTCTACCCGATGGAAGCGGTCAAGACGAATGTCGTCGGCACTGATAACCTGCTGGAGGCGGCGATCTCGGCCGGCGTCTCGCGGGTCGTCTGCCTGTCTACCGACAAGGCGGTCTATCCGATCAATGCCATGGGCATTTCCAAGGCGATGATGGAGAAGGTGACGATCGCCAAATCGCGACTGGCGCTGGGAACGTCGACGGTGATCACCGTCACGCGCTACGGCAACGTGCTGGCGTCGCGCGGATCGGTCATCCCTTTGTTCGTCGAGCAGATCCGCGCCGGAAAGCCGATCACCTTGACCGATCCCGGCATGACCCGTTTCGTCATGACGCTGGAGGAGGCCGTGGACCTGGTCCTCTATGCGTTTGAACATGGCAGCAATGGCGACCTGTTCGTTCAGAAGGCGCCGGCGATCACGGTCGGCGGACTGGCCAAGGCGGTTCTGGACGTGATGGGGCATGCCGATCATCCCACGCGGGTGATCGGAACGCGACATGGCGAGAAACTGTACGAGGCGTTGCTGAGCCGCGAAGAGATGGCGGTCGCGGAAGACCGCGGCGGCTATTACCGGATCGCCCCCGATAATCGCGATCTCAACTATGCCGCCTATGTCGAGGATGGCGACCAGGCCGTGTCGGAACATCGCGATTTCAATTCGCACAATACCACGCGTCTCGACCATGACGAAATGGTGCAGATCCTGCGCAACCTCGACTATATGAAGAACGTGCTGGCTGGCAGGCCGGAGCCACAATGA
- a CDS encoding acyl-CoA reductase, which translates to MTCIWSPARADVTDDALLRLVTDMEYQGQTPCDPAALALLGSLSQRILQDPVSRRMPQYVALAYWLRPAAISRLVAALPVPPADLVPVPRGVALHLPPTNVDTIFVYSWAMSVLAGNANVVRLGTTLSDETEWLVRTVMSTVEAHGQSARQLFCHYPYGGETERTLSSLCDLRMIWGGDHKVATVSVVPIRLDGLSIGFPDRKSLAIISSTAYRAASDAERDALAVRFFNDVFWFDQMGCGSPRLIVWLDEPRDLADDLYRRLGAVIAERRYRVETGVAIGKLALSADLLAEGIATRHQAYSNELHVNRVEDPVAALRRGHGGGFLADWVATDMRDVAGLISRPVQTLTHFGLGEDETGRLARLIAGRGGYRIVPIGQALQFDTTWDGIDLMGHMTRSILIRR; encoded by the coding sequence ATGACCTGCATTTGGAGTCCGGCGCGCGCCGACGTGACGGACGATGCACTGCTGCGCCTCGTCACCGATATGGAATATCAGGGTCAGACACCGTGCGACCCCGCCGCGCTGGCGCTGCTCGGCAGCCTGTCTCAGCGCATCCTGCAGGATCCGGTATCGCGGCGGATGCCGCAATATGTCGCATTGGCCTATTGGCTTCGCCCAGCGGCGATATCCCGGCTGGTCGCGGCGCTGCCGGTGCCGCCAGCCGATCTCGTACCGGTGCCGCGCGGGGTGGCGCTTCACCTTCCCCCGACCAATGTCGACACCATCTTCGTCTATAGCTGGGCGATGTCGGTGCTGGCCGGGAACGCCAATGTCGTGCGGCTCGGCACGACACTGTCGGACGAGACCGAATGGCTGGTGCGGACGGTCATGTCGACGGTCGAGGCGCATGGGCAATCGGCGCGACAGCTGTTCTGCCATTATCCCTATGGCGGGGAAACCGAGCGGACATTGTCATCGCTCTGTGACCTGCGCATGATCTGGGGCGGCGATCACAAGGTCGCCACGGTATCGGTCGTCCCCATACGACTGGACGGCCTTTCGATCGGTTTTCCCGATCGAAAGTCGCTCGCGATCATTTCGAGCACTGCCTATCGCGCCGCCTCGGACGCGGAGCGCGACGCGCTGGCGGTACGGTTTTTCAACGACGTCTTCTGGTTCGATCAAATGGGCTGCGGATCACCGCGGCTGATCGTCTGGCTGGACGAACCGCGCGATCTTGCCGACGATCTGTATCGTCGGTTGGGAGCGGTCATCGCCGAGCGGCGCTATCGTGTCGAAACCGGGGTCGCGATCGGCAAGCTGGCACTGTCCGCCGATTTGCTGGCCGAGGGAATCGCGACGCGCCATCAAGCCTATTCGAATGAACTGCACGTCAACCGTGTCGAGGATCCGGTCGCAGCGCTGCGGCGTGGCCATGGCGGCGGCTTCTTGGCCGATTGGGTCGCCACGGACATGAGGGACGTCGCGGGCCTGATCTCCCGTCCTGTCCAGACGCTGACCCATTTCGGTCTTGGAGAGGATGAAACCGGTCGCCTCGCCCGGCTGATTGCCGGGCGAGGCGGTTATCGCATCGTGCCGATCGGCCAGGCGCTGCAATTCGATACGACCTGGGACGGTATCGACTTGATGGGGCATATGACCCGGAGCATCCTGATCCGGCGTTGA
- a CDS encoding acyl carrier protein — protein MDGKTAVEEKINQAFKDAIGIDPAKSDVPLAYNETPGWDSVAHMALVAGLETQFDCMLDMDDVLDMSSYDKVVEIMGKYA, from the coding sequence ATGGACGGAAAGACAGCCGTGGAAGAGAAGATCAATCAAGCGTTCAAGGATGCGATCGGCATCGATCCGGCCAAGAGCGATGTGCCGCTTGCCTATAACGAGACGCCTGGCTGGGATTCGGTGGCGCATATGGCGCTCGTCGCCGGGCTGGAAACGCAGTTCGACTGCATGCTGGACATGGACGACGTGCTCGACATGAGCAGCTACGACAAGGTTGTCGAAATCATGGGCAAATATGCCTGA
- a CDS encoding NAD-dependent epimerase/dehydratase family protein yields the protein MTMHTILVTGAEGFIGRNLTLRLTELGKRAIAITRASTPADLADGIAQADAVIHLAGANRPRDTAEFMAVNRDASVALADSIVSGGRALPVIVASSSRAGEDTDYGRSKLAGEQALATLGARIGAPVYIFRLPNIFGKWARPDYNSAIATFCHRTARGIPIEVHDPAARLSLVYVDDVVTAFLTILSDVPPAGQHQVAPAYDTTVGAVADTIRGFAAMRETGIIGHVGTGLERALYATYVSHLPPESFSYPITTHSDPRGAFAEMLKTIDSGQFSVFNAHPGVTRGGHYHHTKTEKFLIVHGRARFRFRHMITGEFHELDTSGDDLRIVETVPGWAHDVTNIGDELMISLLWANEIFDRQKPDTIAAAVSA from the coding sequence ATGACGATGCACACCATTCTGGTTACCGGTGCCGAAGGGTTCATCGGGCGCAACCTGACATTACGCCTGACCGAACTTGGCAAGCGCGCGATCGCCATCACGCGCGCCTCTACGCCAGCGGATCTGGCGGACGGCATTGCCCAGGCCGATGCCGTCATCCATCTGGCCGGCGCAAACCGCCCGCGCGATACGGCCGAGTTCATGGCCGTCAATCGCGATGCGAGCGTGGCCTTGGCCGATTCGATCGTCTCGGGCGGACGGGCGCTTCCGGTTATCGTCGCATCGTCCAGCCGGGCGGGCGAGGATACGGATTACGGCCGCAGCAAGCTCGCCGGCGAACAGGCGCTGGCGACCCTGGGCGCGCGCATCGGGGCGCCGGTATATATTTTCCGCCTGCCCAACATATTCGGCAAATGGGCACGCCCCGACTATAATTCCGCCATCGCCACCTTTTGTCACCGGACGGCGCGTGGCATCCCGATCGAGGTTCATGATCCCGCCGCACGGCTCAGTCTGGTATATGTCGACGATGTCGTCACGGCGTTCCTGACGATTCTGTCCGACGTCCCCCCCGCCGGGCAGCATCAAGTCGCCCCGGCCTATGACACGACAGTCGGCGCGGTCGCCGATACGATCCGCGGTTTTGCCGCGATGCGCGAAACCGGCATCATCGGTCACGTCGGCACCGGACTGGAGCGTGCCCTGTACGCTACTTATGTCTCTCACCTGCCGCCGGAAAGCTTCAGCTATCCGATCACCACCCACAGCGATCCGCGTGGTGCGTTTGCCGAGATGCTGAAAACAATCGACTCCGGGCAGTTTTCCGTTTTCAACGCACATCCGGGTGTCACGCGCGGCGGGCACTACCACCATACGAAGACCGAGAAATTCCTGATCGTCCACGGTCGCGCCCGCTTCCGCTTCCGGCATATGATTACCGGCGAGTTCCACGAACTGGATACCAGCGGCGATGACCTGCGGATCGTCGAGACCGTACCGGGCTGGGCGCATGACGTGACAAACATCGGAGACGAACTGATGATATCGCTGTTGTGGGCGAACGAGATCTTCGATCGCCAGAAGCCGGATACGATCGCCGCGGCGGTGAGTGCATGA
- a CDS encoding AMP-binding protein, whose amino-acid sequence MTTGDLLVSIAAIDPARPALLDDTASEWLSYGALCARAANWAARLSGARALMFLYAANDIDTVAALLGGMEAGHAVVLFDPSLPRASRDALEATYAPEWVVEDGRAEDRRSGAAASDLHPALTVLLSTSGSTGSPKLVRLTRSAITANATGIAEVLDIQGDDVAAGYLPLHYSYGLSVLTSHLVRGARIRLTAAGLTDRAFWPAMRTAGVTHMPGVPFHHQVMAKLGFARLGLDRLRTLTQAGGAMDAELRRRCHDHMSAVGGCFYVLYGQTEAAPRMTTLQPADFLVAPTSAGTPLPECRLEIIDADAQGVGEVVFHGPNVMMGYAECRADLVRGDELGGMLRTGDVGYMDDAGRLHLTGRVKRFGKVFGLRVNLDDVEMVANTVCDSAVTQEGEALVVSYAHDGDDETVRQAIVGRLTDRFTVTLAGYRFRRLAAVPRTARGKVDYKALETAT is encoded by the coding sequence TTGACGACGGGCGATCTGCTCGTGTCGATCGCGGCGATCGACCCCGCACGGCCAGCCTTGCTGGACGACACGGCGAGCGAATGGCTCAGCTATGGCGCGTTGTGTGCACGCGCCGCCAATTGGGCGGCGCGGCTTTCCGGTGCCCGCGCGCTGATGTTTCTTTATGCGGCCAACGACATCGACACGGTCGCGGCACTGCTCGGCGGCATGGAAGCCGGACATGCCGTCGTGCTGTTCGATCCGTCCCTGCCGCGCGCCAGCCGTGACGCGCTGGAGGCGACCTATGCGCCGGAATGGGTCGTCGAAGACGGCCGTGCCGAGGATCGCCGTTCCGGTGCCGCCGCGAGCGACCTACATCCTGCACTGACGGTTCTGCTGTCGACCTCCGGCTCGACCGGCAGCCCCAAGCTGGTAAGACTGACGCGCAGCGCGATCACCGCGAATGCGACCGGAATTGCCGAGGTGCTCGACATACAAGGCGACGATGTCGCGGCCGGCTATCTGCCGCTGCATTATTCCTATGGGCTGTCGGTACTGACCAGCCATCTGGTTCGCGGGGCGCGGATCCGGCTGACGGCAGCCGGCCTGACCGACCGGGCGTTCTGGCCGGCGATGCGCACGGCGGGCGTGACACACATGCCGGGCGTCCCCTTTCATCATCAGGTCATGGCCAAGCTCGGGTTTGCGCGGCTGGGGTTGGATCGCCTGCGCACGCTGACGCAGGCAGGCGGCGCGATGGATGCGGAACTGCGCCGACGCTGCCACGATCACATGAGCGCAGTCGGCGGATGCTTCTATGTCCTCTACGGACAGACGGAGGCTGCACCGCGGATGACGACGCTCCAGCCCGCCGACTTCCTTGTCGCACCGACGTCGGCAGGGACGCCGCTGCCCGAATGCCGGTTGGAGATCATCGATGCCGACGCGCAGGGTGTCGGAGAGGTGGTCTTCCATGGCCCCAACGTCATGATGGGCTATGCCGAATGCCGGGCGGATCTCGTGCGCGGGGACGAACTTGGCGGCATGCTGCGGACCGGCGATGTGGGCTATATGGACGATGCGGGCCGCCTGCATCTGACCGGGCGCGTCAAGCGCTTCGGCAAGGTCTTTGGCCTGCGCGTCAACTTGGACGACGTGGAAATGGTCGCCAACACCGTCTGCGACAGCGCCGTCACGCAGGAAGGCGAGGCGCTGGTCGTTAGCTACGCCCATGATGGGGACGACGAGACGGTGAGACAGGCGATAGTCGGTCGACTGACCGATCGGTTCACCGTGACACTCGCGGGCTATCGCTTTCGGCGGCTGGCGGCGGTGCCACGGACCGCGCGCGGCAAAGTGGATTACAAGGCACTGGAGACCGCAACGTGA
- the wecB gene encoding non-hydrolyzing UDP-N-acetylglucosamine 2-epimerase, producing MTRLKVMTIVGTRPEIIRLSRVMARLDQYTDHVIVHTGQNYDYELNQIFFDDLGIRSPDHFLDAAGGSAAETIGAIIAKADALIAAERPDAVLVLGDTNSCLAVIPARRRRVPVFHMEAGNRCFDDRVPEEINRRIVDHTADVNLPYSTIARNYLLAEGLPADRVITTGSPMFEVLAHHRAAIETSDVLERLGFRKGGYFLVSAHREENVDSDRNLHALADSLNAIAETYPDHPVLISTHPRTRKRIDATGVTFHPGVVTMKPFGFIDYNALQLHARVTLSDSGTISEESSILNFPALNIREAHERPEAMEEASVMMVGVQRNRILQGLQILADQPRGDDRLLRLPADYAKPNVSDKVLRIIMSYTDYVRRVVWKQFDA from the coding sequence ATGACCCGCCTGAAAGTCATGACGATCGTCGGCACGCGACCGGAGATCATCCGTCTGTCGCGCGTGATGGCGCGGCTGGACCAATATACCGATCACGTGATCGTCCATACAGGACAGAATTACGATTACGAGTTGAACCAGATTTTCTTCGACGATCTGGGTATCCGGTCGCCGGATCATTTCCTGGATGCGGCCGGTGGTTCAGCGGCGGAAACGATCGGCGCGATCATCGCCAAGGCGGATGCACTGATCGCAGCGGAGCGACCGGATGCGGTCCTGGTGCTGGGCGATACCAACAGCTGTCTGGCGGTGATCCCGGCGCGGCGACGCCGGGTTCCGGTATTCCATATGGAAGCCGGCAACCGCTGCTTCGACGATCGCGTACCCGAGGAGATCAACCGCCGCATCGTCGATCACACCGCTGATGTGAACCTGCCCTATTCGACGATCGCGCGCAACTATCTGCTGGCCGAAGGACTGCCAGCGGACCGGGTCATAACAACCGGCAGCCCGATGTTTGAAGTACTGGCACATCATCGTGCCGCGATCGAGACGTCGGATGTGCTGGAGCGGCTTGGCTTCCGCAAGGGCGGCTATTTCCTCGTCAGCGCGCATCGCGAGGAGAATGTCGATTCCGACCGCAACCTGCACGCGCTTGCAGACAGCCTCAACGCGATCGCCGAGACGTATCCCGATCATCCCGTCCTGATCAGCACACATCCGCGCACGCGCAAGCGCATCGACGCCACCGGTGTCACCTTCCACCCTGGCGTGGTGACGATGAAGCCTTTCGGGTTCATCGACTATAACGCCCTGCAACTGCACGCGCGCGTCACCTTGTCGGACAGCGGCACGATCAGCGAGGAATCGTCGATCCTCAACTTTCCGGCGCTCAACATCCGCGAGGCGCACGAGCGGCCCGAAGCGATGGAGGAGGCCAGCGTCATGATGGTCGGCGTTCAGCGCAACCGGATTCTGCAGGGCCTGCAGATCCTCGCCGACCAGCCGCGCGGGGACGATCGCCTGCTGCGGCTGCCTGCAGATTATGCGAAGCCCAATGTCTCGGACAAGGTGTTGCGGATCATCATGAGCTACACGGACTATGTGCGTCGTGTCGTCTGGAAGCAGTTTGACGCCTAG